tacccgagcccccaaaactagccgttggtgTCCAGAataagtgattgtcggaacttctgacacagggtcggaacttccgatcTAGCTAAAATCAACTGGCCAAGAACCCCCTATTAGAAGTTACTGGGAACTTCCGACAAGTGTCGGAACTTCCAACCTctggtcggaacttccgacacacactGAAATAGTCAGAAAACTAGGTGCACAAGTGTGTAATTCTGTGTCTCTCTTTGATGGTTAGCATATCAAATAAGCACTTTGACATATTCATGCTATCCAttcgcatccctcttaatagtacggtgttttctatactcaaattcaaaatagaaaatattAAAAGATCTTCTTTTAAGCCGAACACCGTCCTTTAAGCAAATTTGGTgtcttttcttgctcttttttgtttcattgaattttaaactcgataaactcattagctacttaattttgtatgtcatcaacaccaaaacccacttagggggcgAAATGCACTTTCAAACATATGGTCAAATATTTTAATAATAGTTTCTTATGAGATGTTCCATCCTTATTTGAGTAATCAAATGTTCATTGTGATAGACTAACCTCATGCAAAATGTATACAAGGACAGGGAGAAACAATACAGGCCCTTTGTGATGTTGCACTGTTGGACATTGCTTGAACACAATGAGAAGTGGAACAATAGGGATAATTATTTTCATCCACTTAAGAAGAAAGCGAGCAAGTCCTCTCTGGAGTTTGAGAATGAGGGATATGGCAATGAGGATGATGAGGAGGAGAATGGCATTCTAAGCTCAGCGGTGACCAACAAAAAGAGATCTCTATGGACGAAGCAAGAGAAGGAGAGGCTAAAGAAAGGAGGAGATGGTGTTGTGTTCCAGTCTGCAGTTCAAGAGATGATTGTAACAAAGAAGGAGATGGAGGCCAATAGGAAGTCCAAGAAGGAATTAAGGTGGATTGAAATTAGGGCAATGGAGGAGCGCAAGGTGGCAATTGAAGAGGAAAAGTTGAGAGTCCTTGGAGAGAAGGCGCAAGCAAAGAAGATGGAGCAAGAATACAAGATCATGTTCATGGACACTACTGGGCTTGATGAGACACAAAAGGGCGTATGTGGAGTCAATGCGTGCGCAAATTCTATCATCAAGGATGGGTGGCAGTGGGAGTGGGAGTGGAAATTGGAGTGTGTGGTGCTCTATGTTTTACTTTATTCATACTTTATTTGGACTATATGTTATGTttgaattaaatttaaactcaaatttgaaatttatgGATTTCAAATTTTGGTGACCTATGCGGCGGTGCTGACATAATGGTTTCAATTATTTGGATATCAAAATGAAGTATTCATTGTGTTTATGTACATGTGCATAGAGAAAATAGAAGAATATGAATTATTGGGAAAAGGTTTATTGGGAGACTACAAAAGTAACTCCCCCAATAGTCTTGAATTTGGTATTGGGATATCTCCCAATATTAGTTATTGGGAaatgattattggaagactgCTGGAGATGCTCGGTTCTCTAATAAGTTTTGGTAGCACTCCAGCGCGATATTTATAAGTTTGGATCACCGAAGTGCTTCTGAGTTTAGAGGAAGGCGACATATGGAGTAGACGAAATTGGGGAATATAGAAGCAGAGGCAACATTGACCCATCGAGCGGAGGATAGCCGGTAGATTAGAGTAGAAAGGGAACATCAAGATTAACGTGGTAATAGATTTGCGATGCTCGAGCATGAGTCATAGAGGACAAGAAGGATAAAAGCATGATAGGACAAGAACTTGGTACAATAGCTATGCATGCTGACGAGCAAGTAGTGCTTTGTGAAGAATAATAAGGCAAGCAGTAAGGAAGAAGAAACACTCCAACAATTAGATTAAAAATCAAGGCTCTAGAAAATTGAGTATTTCTCATGCAAATAtcgtttttttttttgcatatcTCATTCCATTTCACATAAAAACCATGCATACATTAACTAATATGCAAACTTTAGTGCTATTAAATTTGAATGAAATCATTATTTTTAGCATTCTTAAGTTTATTGTTAAGATGACATCTACTTAAAACCGGATAGTGTTACTGCAATTGTACCTTGAGTAATAATTAGTTTTTACGTACATAATTGTCGCCACATATAACCATAAGCCATAACAAAAATTTCCTATGCACAAATGGTTCCCTATTGGCTTGCTGGCTACAGCTTGGGTATCAGCTGCACGTCAAACCCTCCAACTACATGATATTTAATTGGAAAAAACCATAATTTCTAAACTGATTGTTCGAATTAAATTAATCCATACTTAAAGTGCAAGACTCATGGTTTGATCCTTTTCTTCTGCATTCATAGTTTTTTCTTCCGTGTTGAAAATTTGGTTATCTTTGATTTTCTCTCTCTTAGCGCTAAATCAATCCGATTTTGTTCAAATGTGCATGCTCCTTTGATTTACCaccttccttttttttctcattGTGTTTTCTTTCAGAGGCATAAATCTTAAACCTGCTGTTTCAATCTCCTAATCTCTATCACCGACACTCCTTCTCTTCACACATGcacatactccctccgtcctacgAGAAATGCAATCCTAGATTTTTTCAGATATATTAGTATTATTGGCAAATGACCATACTATTCTTAGTAATTATCTTAATCCTATTAATTTAAGCATAGAAGGTGTTCAATTTTTACAGAGTTAGTTGCGGCATGCAAGTAATTAATTCGTAAAAGATATATTTAAAAGAATAAGGCAGATAGTTATTGCTAGAATTGTATTTTTTTTGAGATTTATTTTGAATCTCAAAATTACACTTTTCATGGGCGGAAGGAGTACCATGAAATCAGAGTCTGGCTGACCAGGTAATTTTGCCACAAATAACAAGCAAACATGTTTAGTGTTCAAACCAAACACGTCCAAAATGCTGAGGTTCTTCCAGACCCAAACGCAAATGGGCCGTGCAGATGCAGCCATCAGGGCTTTGTTAGCGGAACATCGGTCGCACACAGTTTTTTCCCGTCGAGGGTTCTTCGCAGAAAATTCGACCGCTTTCTCGGTCACCACCTCCACGTTTGGTATTATTCCTTCCGCCCGCTCGCTCCGGTCCCTTGCGCTCGCTGCTCCCCACGAAAATCCTCGAATCCTCCGAGAGCCCCCAACCCCAAGGGCGGCAGAGGAGGCGTGGGGGGCTAGAGTCCCGTCCGTACGattgccgcccgccgccggttCGCCGCCCCGTTCGCTGGCTTCTCGCGGCTGGAGCGCGGTTCCTCCTGGTGAGTTTTGCGGTCGTTTCTGCAGGCTTTTCGTTTGGGGGTGGGGAGATCGGTGGCGTTCTGGTGCGGGGGGCGTGTGGGCTTCTAGAGAATCGGTTCCCGTGGTGCACGAGTGCTCTTGGGGCAGGATTTCTGGGTGGTGTTGCTGCGATGCGCTGATCCAGCTTTGCTTTCCACACGAGCGAGTGACTGAATATCTTCCCCGCTTCTGTTTTTTTTCCAGTCTTCTGTTCAGCCCCATTTCCTCCCCTTTTGCAGCCTGGAATTTTCTCTTAGCTCTGCTCGGTTGTTCCAATCACATAGCACTACTCTTCTGCGATCATAGTACTAGTTCTTAAGCGTTTATGCATCACGTTTTCAGTTGTTAATTTCTAGATGGGAATACTTCACGCCCCAATTCATTCCGCGTATACGAATTTGGTGTAAACTAGAATCGTTTGTTTCCATTCAGTTTAGGTAGAACTTGGCCGTATCTCATGGGTGATTTTGATCTGCGAGTGGTCCGTCAGACCAAGTCTAATGCAAGTGCAATTCAAGTTCCCTGTACCTAATCACTTAGTCAATGTTCAACTTGGTTGGACCTATGACTTCAGAGCCTTGGCCTTTAGTTCAAACTCTCTGGTTCCATATGGCAAATGCTTTGCCGTGCTCCCTGCTTGAACTGTAATTAATTCCCAGTTCTGTTTCTTGACCCCTGTGTTGGTTCAACTTGTTGCAGTGAAGGCTAGACGAAGAGGAGAACGGCCACGCGATGGATAGGAACCAGGAGCTGGCAGAGGTGGTCCCAAATGACTTGGACCCTCTTCTCGGGAGGGAGGACAAGGAGGCGGAGTCATCATCAGTGGAGCTGTCTGCACCACAACCAGCAACTGTGACCCCGCTGGAGATCGAGGATGAGGAGACCGATGGTTCTTCTGCTGCGTGCTGCCGCATTTGCCTCGAGGCTGAGTCTGAGATAGGTGATTGTCGTGTATGCTGCCTCAGTACAGTTTCCTTATGTCAGTTAAATCACtcatttcgattcaggaatggTTTTTTCTGTTGCTAATTTCCCATCCAATAGTAGCAAGAAGAAAAAACAAGTATGATCACCCTCTTGGGTTCTTGCTCACTTTGTATTGTAGTCCAAAAACAGTTCTATATACTGCATTTTCTTGTGTGCCTAGTTGAACACGCTGTGATTTAGGATGCACGTTAGCAAATGGGATTTAGTAATGATCTCTAATTGAACCATACCAGATAGCACAAATTTCAAGTTAAGGTTGCAACATTAACTAGGACAACGTGCAAGATGCACACAGCTGACTAGCTTACAAATTGATATCGCTTCTCCTATGCTACTGTAATAGAAATTGAAATCTGTTATGTTGTCGACATCTTACAAGGGTGTAACTAGTTTAATGACTGCCCTGGAGAAGCTCAGCAAGACTAAAGCCAACAGTAAGTGCTAGTTCTGTCGGCAAATTAAAATGAACAaatgccttttttttttctcatgCTGTTATGACATATCATTTTTGTTTTCGGCATTGTTGTGTGAAGCAAACAAAATTGTTTATCATACATCAGGATGTGCATTGGGCTAAATATTTCTTTTATAAAAATGATTTATTGAACTATTAATTGAATGCTTCAGTTTTCTTTTTGCTACCCACCAACAACTGATATAACTGTGAGCTCACTCTTGTGTATTTCCCTTTTTTCGTTCTTTGCTGCAGGTGATGAACTGATATCACCTTGCATGTGCAAAGGAACTCAACAGTTTGTTCACCGTTCATGCCTTGATCATTGGCGTTCTGTTAAGGTACGACTGATATCTTCCTTACAATTTTCATGCCAGTTTCTCTCAAAACACATGATATATGTTTTTGCTTTCCTTTGTCAATGCTACATACCTTTAGGTTGGTACTTGGTAGTTGCCACATGAAGACATCAGTACTAGATAGAGGAAATGTATCACATAGGACATGCAAAAATGCACACAGACTGGTTGTAGTGATGTTCATGCAGTTATTCTTGATCAGATCCTGTGTACTGTACAAAGAGTAGGAAACAACAATGCAGCCTAGATTTTATGCTCCTCAAATGCACAAGAACCCTGCCTTTTCCTTCATTAACCATTTTTTGTTTAATTGGCAAATTCTGAAATTATAAAGATGCTATCAGAATAAAATTTTTGACATGTAACGGCAAATATGCTGCCCATTAGAAGTCGAGCTGCATCTCTCCAGGCTATCATATTTCAGCTTGGTTCAGAGGGTACAACGTAGAACAGTGTGTTGGTTACAATTTCTATTCCTCTTTTAAGTCTAGGTTTACTGTTTGCTTTTACCAACCTTAGGTGATCATTCATAGCTAGATGTTGTCGACTATGAATGCGAGTCTTTTACTATTATCTCATTGTGTTGTCTTCGATTCAGATATAATGGAAGGAAAAATGAAGTTATATGCTTCTGTCTCCTTATGCTATGTAGGAAGGATTTGCATTTTCCCACTGCACAACATGCAAAGCTCAGTTTCATCTCAGGGTGGAGACTTGGGAGGACAACTCATGGCGTAAAATGAAGTTCCGGATCTTTGTTGCAAGAGATGTGCTCCTCGTATTTCTTGCTGTACAGCTTGTAAGTTTTTAACATTTGAACGAACATAATTTTCGTGCATACTTCTTTCCAAAATGAAGTTCAACATGTTCATCTCTAGAGATCTTCTCTGTTGAACAATGAAAAGACATCACCCAGACCTGCAATTTTGTTGCATTATTCACACATTTTTTTTACAGAAAATAGGACATTTAGATGAAGAGGACGACTTATTCCTTTGCTTTTTCATTCAATTCTTGGATACAAGTCTTGTGGCTAATATGTAATAAAAAGAAACTTGTACTTTAAGATATACAATTTCAATGTTAGGTCAATTTGTTCTGATATCCAAGTTCAATCAAGCGGACCACTTATATGCATTGTTTTCTGTTGTTGCAGACTATTGCTATTATTGGTGCAATCGCATACTTTCTAGACAGGGATGGAAGTTTCAGGAACAGTTTCAGTGATGGTTGGGATCGCTTCTTGTCAAAGCACCCAATACCATTCTACTATTGCATAGGTACACAAATCATCTGTTTTCGTATCCATTGTCATAATGCATCCGCATTTTGTTGATGCAAACATTTGAATTCTTAGTTCTTATACAGAAGAACTTATTATTTCCTCTGGTTAGACTTCGAAGTCCGTTATAACTGCATGTTTGAACTGCAGGCGTTGTGGTTTTCTTTGTGCTGCTTGGATTCTTTGGGTTGATAGTGCACTGCTCATCCTTCAACGACCACCAGGATCCATGCCTAGCTGGGTGCCGGAACTGCTGCTACGGTTGGGGCATCCTTGATTGCCTGCCTGCTTCCTTGGAGGCATGCTTTGCCCTGGTGTTGGTTTTCATCGTTGTGTTTGCTATCCTGGGTATCGCCTACGGCTTCCTTGCAGCAACCATGGCCGTCCAGAGGATCTGGCAGAGGCATTATCACATCCTGACAAAAAGGGAGCTCACAAAGGCAAGAAACTTCCCTCAAATCAGTGTCCGTACTGTATCAAGAGGAAACATGTGCATATTTTGTTGATCATCCATTCAAATCCAAAGTATTTAGTATCTCAGTCCTATCAGTCTTGATAGTTATGCGGCAAACTTCACCAAGGGTTTGCTTAATCTTGTTTTTCTGATATGCAGGAATACGTTGTGGAAGACCTTCACGGCAACTACACGGCGCCGAAGCTTGATCCGGAGCACGAGGAGCGGCTGAAGATGCTCAAGCTCCTCTAGAGAGAGGTGCCTGCCGGTAAATGCTTCATGGCAAACTCGACAACATGGCAACATGGCCCATCCTCTCTTGTTCCAGATCGTAGAAGGAACGGTCACCTTGGGTTCTAGTCTACTGTACAGATGAAAATCTTGCTGCTTCTACCAGTATCGAAGGCCTGCTAAAACAATCCAGAGCTTCTTCtgagttttacatttttaccttCTCGGTAATCTTTGTCGACTAAGTGCACGTGCGTGTAATGTTTCATGTGTCTTGTTCCCGGAAGTGAACGCCTGTACGATTGAAGATCTGTTGTCTGAATTGATCCCCTGTGATCTCTTTACGTTTTGGCATCTGAATAAGATCTAATATCAACTGCCTTTTATCTTATTCCATCGGTTGCTGTTACTATTACACGATCACTACACCATCACAAGTTTTAATACGGATTACGGCATACTTTCACTTGCTCACACGGTAGTAAGTTAACAGAGCACATCAACGGCTACCCCCCGCCGGTGCCGGTGACGCCAAGGTCAGGCTTGCCGTCCTCCGTGCCGGCTCCGAACACCGGCCCACCCTTGCCCGCGGCGTCCTCGACCGTGTCCTCCAGCTTCCTGACGGGCAGCCCGCGCTCGTCCTCGCCCGACCGGAGCTCCGTCCTCGGAGCCTGCCGGTGGCTCTCCTGCTCCTGGGCGACGACGCCACCGGTGGCGGCCGCAGGCGCTGAGGTGTAGGTGGTCGCCGTGAAGGCCCCCTTCGGCTGAGCTCCTTGCGCGCCGGACATGGTGACGacgctcctgctgctgctctgtTCGCTCCGTGGGTCGTCAAAGGTGTCGCTTAAGGAGCGTGGCTCTGCCTTTGCTTATGAACGTGCCTTTGTGGTGACGTGTCGCGCGCATGTCTACTGAGCTGCTGCCACGTGGGACCTAGTTGCTCCAGAAGCCGTACACGTATGCGCGAGAGCTGTCCCGAGTACACATAGGGAGAAATTAAAGTACAGAATGCTACAGCACATTGGAACCGCAAGCCTCTATTTGAAACGTGGTTGCCTAAACCTCTTTGTCATAGTCCGTACAATCTCTTTAACTCTCTCCGAAGGAAACCATAATGAAAAATAGAATCATAGGGCATTTATAAAATCGCCACAGATATTTTTGCTAGAACGCCACTTGAATAAAAATTATGATTGTATTTCGTAATTTTCGAGTAGCAAATTTGTAAATGGTTCAAAGCGGTGCAAATTTATAATTGTCCTAAAATTATCTAGGCCTGCATCATGAGCAGCACAGATAGCCCACAGGGAGATAATATGATTAAGTTGTAGGATGCCGAACTAAACAGAGTAGTGATAAATCATCCTTTTGCAAGGGGTATTATCTAGTTCATTCATAGAAAAGACATGTTTTTGTTTAGCATCTTACTGGTTCAAGTTCATACTTTTGGAGGAAAAACAACTATTCTGGTCTATCTACTTAACCCCTTACATTATTTTGATCCATTTATTAACTCACAAACTATTCAAATATATCTATTTACCCCTGATAAATTGTATTTTTTTGTTTCCCTTTCGTACAAGCTGCATTGTAAATTCAAATTCGTTGGTTGATATATGACGTTATGTGGGAAAACATATTAGCTTCTTTTCAAGGTTATTTTAATATGTTTGAAGCATCTGATGAGAGTCACATGAAAATGCACGAAATTCAAAAGTAATCACTAAACATTCTTTTAGAAGTTTTTTCAAGCATCGTTATGACGGCATTTACCTGCACGAGATTTAAACTTAGAGATTTACCTGCACGAGATTTAAACTTAGAGATGGGCGGTTATGAACTTATAAATGGACTGGATTCGGGCCCAACATCACGGGCTTGGAGCCCATTCTGGCCCAACTTGCGATTTCGATTTTCCCCCGAGTACCCGGCCCATGGAGGTCCGTTCAACATCGCAAACAAGCGGCGGCCTCGCTGAGGCGATTTTCTTGTTCGACGGGCGACTCATCCATCTCCCGTGCGCCTCCTCCTCGCAGACGGCGACagcgcctgcgcgcgccgccTCCCTCTCGCCAGCGGCTCGccagcggcggcgacggcggttgCCTCTCCAAGCCCCCAGGTGCTGCCCTCTCCCCCTGCCATTCCCCTCCCCTCCTGGCCTCCTAGGGCTTCGCGTCCACACGGATCTACCATTTTCCTCGCGAACCCACCTCCTAGTAGATCTGCTCGGTCTCGTTGCGTTCCGAGCAAGATTTCGAGCTTTCGCGCCGGCTGCCGCGGCTCGCGGCGCCAGATCTGGGACGCGGCTTGCCTGGAAAAGCAAGCGCAGCGCACCTAGAACGAGTTTAGAATTATGTTCGATTCGGATTTTTTTTAGGGTTCATGTCGCTGCGCGATTTCGATTTTTTTTGTTCCGTTGGTTAGGGGAGTCATGGCTGACTCCTGGTCCCTACCTCGAGCCAGATCTGGTAGGGCTGCTACCGTGGTTGATGAGTTGCTCGATCCTGAAGGTCATGCGGCATGTGAACAGGAAATTGGCGACAGAATTGGAAATCATTTATTTGCTTGCAGTTTTGGAGTATTATTTTTCCCGATTCTTCTAATTTAACTTGTGCATCAGCAAATCTACCCGTACGGGCCACTGTAGAACAACTAAACAACGCATAATTGGTACTGTGAAACAGCTGATCGACATAAACTGCTGAACTAAAAGGGATGGAAGCCTTACATATAGTACTTTGAACTTGCTGATTCCTGATGGTTTGTTTACTGGTTTATGCTCAGTATAAGAAAGACCCTCGCTGCCCAATAAACCATTATGCTCATTTATACTGCTTCTTTCAGGCAGACCACCATTTGTTGGTTCCTCCATACTTCACCCTGCACTCCGGTTCGCAGTTTCATTTGTCAAGGTACTTAGTACTTACCACCTCACTTCCTGAAGTATTATGGTAAATGAAACTTGCCTACAAAACACTATGTTTATGATTTAGACTTTGAAAGCTAGGTTCTTCTAGAATTTCAGAACATTTACTTTAGAGCACTTTTTTGCTTAACTTTGTTAATCACTTGAGCTAGGGTGAATTATGCTACTATGCTGTCATGTATGTTCTGGCATCATTGCATGCATTCCTTGATTTTATTTTGCCTTCTCTAGACAAATTAGTGAGTGCTTCAGCTTTGTGGTGAATGAATTAATTTTATTAAAATGTTAATAATGTTTTCATGTTAGAATGAACTTAGCTCTATAGGATACTTCTATGTGCATTCATGTGGGGCTGTGACTTCTTTTACAGTTACATTCTGGCAGCTTGATAATTCATGACCTCATTGCACAATGTGGTTCCTCATCTGTGATTGAAGTTTCCTTGAACCACCCACTGATTTTTCTATAAAAATATGAATTGTTGCTTGGTAAAACTAAAGTATGAAAAATAAGTATTTGGCAATGTAGGCTCAAAAGTGTATGCATGTACCTATTGGACAACTATACTTTGGTTCAGGTTATTAGGTTATCTATCGTTTATGTGCATAATTACAAGGTGAAGATGCATTTTTATAATGCTTTTGCCATCATTGCTCCTTTTTTTTACCTTCCAACTTTTTTTATTATTAAGATAGTGCATCTTTTCACGTTGCATTGCTTAAATATATAGCAGTTAAAAGGTTTAAGGTTCCATTTTCTTGCTTGCCATATGCCCAGGTGTTGTCACATGTGTATTTATTTGCAGTTTCAGTGTTACTTGTATTAGGCTTAATTATGAATTTTTCATTTTTCTTCCTACATGAGTGTTTATATATTGTAGGCTGTTTATCTGACACTTTACCCTCTCTTGTGTTTTCTTATTAGATGTCACAGACGAAGGAAGTGAGGTTAGTATTCCCTACACGGTAGAGTTCTTATAATCTTCTTATTTTTTTCAAGATAGACTTCTTATCATCCTATGTGTCCTGGTTTTGAAATTTTGTTTTTAGATACACTGCACGGTCTATTACACCTCCTGCAGATAGAAATGGAACTTCAAGGTCGCCTCCTCCAAAGAGACGCAGCCCTTCAAGGTCGCCTCCTCCAAAGAGTACCTCAAGGTCTCCACGTCCAAGAAGTCCTAAACGGCGGAGCACCTCAAGGTCACCTCCTCCTAGGAGACGTGGTAGATCGAGGTCAAGGTCAAGGGATAGGAGTCGATCCAGGCAAGCATATCACTTGTTCATGATAGTTTATATCATATTGGTTCTAATGGCTTGTTTTTAGTTTTGATTTGTCACTACACGAATCTATGGGCAGTGGTCTAGTACTAATGTTTGGTTCTTTATCGTGCACAGGAGCGAAGATGATAGAAATCCAGGGAATAACCTTTATGTGACTGGATTGTCTACTCGTGTAACTGAAGATGATCTCGAGAAGTTTTTTAATAAAGAAGGAAAGGTATGTTCTCAAATTTATTAGTTGTGTTTTTATTATGGTTCTTATCTGTATCTGATTATTGGTTAATCTTGTGGCAACCATTTTGGTATCTAAATAATTAATTCCATCTTTGAATGCAGGTTAAAAACTGTCATGTTGTTCTCGATCCTCGCACAAAAGAATCCCGTGGCTTTGCCTTTGTGACTATGGATACTGTTGAAGATGCAAGACGCTGCATCAAGTACCTGCACCGCACTGTACTTGAAGGTCGTCTGGTCACTGTAGAGAAGGTCAGATATCAACTGAAATGATTCATTGCATTAATACATTATTTATTTCTGTTGAATAGTGCTAGTGTTATCATGTTATCTGTGTGGTTGTTTCCCCAATATTCAGAAATCATTAGTACAGTTAAAATAAGATAAAGCTAGCTGTTAAGTCAAACAAGATTTTTGCCTGGTCTTGTGTTCTTTCCTTCCCCCTTTCCCCTTTGGTCCTGAAATCATGGCTGTCTTAGTAACATAAATAGTTAAATACACAATGTATTGCACTTGAGAGTATGCTctattaatttaattaaatgcGTACTATGGTCTGTTAAGAACTTTGGTGAAGGGTTCTTGAGATGAGGTATGTTTATGGGTAGAGGACTACAAATATGCTCTCACACTGTGATGGGAGAGTATATTCTGGGACAGTCAGAGCTGTGAAATTCTGCTCAGGTGAAATGTGCCAGAGTAAATTGAAAGGGAGTCATTTGTGATGTGGTCTGCAATCCTAGTGTGGTGAATGGGGAAAACCTCATGTCTGGCTCCTCATCTGGGGTCTTAACTCCTCTCGTGCTGACTTCATGACCTTCCAGTTTATAACATGGTGCTGGGCTGCCTCGACGTCAACCTGGTTGGTTCAGGCTGTGCTGTCTTCGACCATGGTTGTCGCCAAGGGATGTGCAGCTGATGTGGTGGTGCTTATCACCAACCCCAGAGCTCATCTTCACTGCTTGTCGTCCACACCTTCCTCACCGACATTGCATACCCACTACATCAACGCAAGGGTTGCCACCATAGAGCGACCTTGGAGTCTTGTTGTGCACTATGCCACCATCACCGCCAGCACGATCGCCACCGCCACTGCGTCCGCCACCACGACCACAACCGCCATCGTCAACGTCGCCCGCATGATCCAACAGGCTCCATGGTTTGTCTACGTCGACTGAGCTTATGTGGTGCATGCTGCTGCCATGTCACGACACCAACTGCCGAGCTAGCCTGCATCGATGCTATCTTCATCCACAACAGGATCCCGATTTGATGGAGGTCACAAGAGGCATAATCTGGCTCTTCCTTGGAGAAAGCTACACCGACCACGGGAAAGTGCAAAAAAGTGTCATCTTTGGTTGAGCTACGTAATGTTATTCATCTACTTGCATAACAAGAATTTTGATCGAGACATGACAAGCTTATTGATCCATCACTATCTGTTTTTCAGCAAAGGGCCATAACTTCTTTGTTTCTTTATATATTTCTTTAACCAGTCTATTTTATGTTAATATATTGGGTAATTGGATTCACACATTGTTTGGCGTACTTGAAGTTCACTGTTTGTTTCATTGTGGAAACTAACACATGTTCGTGGTGTCCATTTCAGGCTAAAAGGACTCGAGAAAGGACCCCTACTCCTGGAAAATACTGTGGTCGAAGAGGTATGAATAGAAATTGGATACTTTTATGCCTGTCTGTATTAGTTGTTAAATATGCAATGTTTTATTCATTAGTACGTAAAGAAGAATTCATCTTCC
The Panicum hallii strain FIL2 chromosome 6, PHallii_v3.1, whole genome shotgun sequence genome window above contains:
- the LOC112897867 gene encoding uncharacterized protein LOC112897867, whose amino-acid sequence is MDRNQELAEVVPNDLDPLLGREDKEAESSSVELSAPQPATVTPLEIEDEETDGSSAACCRICLEAESEIGDELISPCMCKGTQQFVHRSCLDHWRSVKEGFAFSHCTTCKAQFHLRVETWEDNSWRKMKFRIFVARDVLLVFLAVQLTIAIIGAIAYFLDRDGSFRNSFSDGWDRFLSKHPIPFYYCIGVVVFFVLLGFFGLIVHCSSFNDHQDPCLAGCRNCCYGWGILDCLPASLEACFALVLVFIVVFAILGIAYGFLAATMAVQRIWQRHYHILTKRELTKEYVVEDLHGNYTAPKLDPEHEERLKMLKLL
- the LOC112896739 gene encoding serine/arginine-rich splicing factor SR45a-like isoform X1; the protein is MSQTKEVRYTARSITPPADRNGTSRSPPPKRRSPSRSPPPKSTSRSPRPRSPKRRSTSRSPPPRRRGRSRSRSRDRSRSRSEDDRNPGNNLYVTGLSTRVTEDDLEKFFNKEGKVKNCHVVLDPRTKESRGFAFVTMDTVEDARRCIKYLHRTVLEGRLVTVEKAKRTRERTPTPGKYCGRRGGSQRRSRSPSPYRSRRRERSRSRDRKRERSPSRDQRERSRSRERRRERSRSRDRRDRSRSRDRRRDSRSRDRRRERSRSRDSRRRGDRSRSPAGNGNHKTD
- the LOC112896739 gene encoding transformer-2 sex-determining protein-like isoform X2 gives rise to the protein MSQTKEVRYTARSITPPADRNGTSRSPPPKRRSPSRSPPPKSTSRSPRPRSPKRRSTSRSPPPRRRGRSRSRSRDRSRSRSEDDRNPGNNLYVTGLSTRVTEDDLEKFFNKEGKVKNCHVVLDPRTKESRGFAFVTMDTVEDARRCIKYLHRTVLEGRLVTVEKFITWCWAASTSTWLVQAVLSSTMVVAKGCAADVVVLITNPRAHLHCLSSTPSSPTLHTHYINARVATIERPWSLVVHYATITASTIATATASATTTTTAIVNVARMIQQAPWFVYVD
- the LOC112897868 gene encoding uncharacterized protein LOC112897868, translated to MSGAQGAQPKGAFTATTYTSAPAAATGGVVAQEQESHRQAPRTELRSGEDERGLPVRKLEDTVEDAAGKGGPVFGAGTEDGKPDLGVTGTGGG